Proteins encoded by one window of Dendropsophus ebraccatus isolate aDenEbr1 chromosome 4, aDenEbr1.pat, whole genome shotgun sequence:
- the DOK4 gene encoding docking protein 4 isoform X2: protein MEISNVKCIMRLPKETKRQAVAIIFCDDLARTFTCDSELEAEEWFKVLSMDCPGTQVTDCSLGEPDLLTPGVQSEQTERFNVFLLPTSNLDVYGECKMQVTEENLYLWDPHNPRTKLLSWPLCALRRYGSDSSRFTFEAERVCGISEGLYTFQTLQGQQIYERVHTAVLALAEQHKSLLLEMEKNSRLLNKEVENVPHPGPSTSMLPRSAYWHHITSGQSSAESSSSKPHSGRDSDPITRRTFPQKLPTSASQ from the exons ATGGAGATCAGCAATGTTAAATGCATTATGCGGCTTCCTAAGGAAACTAAGAGACAagctgtggccattattttctgcGATGACCTAGCCCGCACCTTCACCTGTGATTCAG AGCTGGAAGCTGAAGAGTGGTTCAAAGTACTATCCATGGACTGTCCGGGCACACAAGTTACTGACTGCAGTCTTGGAGAACCAGACCTGCTGACTCCAGGAGTGCAGAGCGAACAGACAG AACGCTTCAATGTCTTCTTGTTGCCAACTTCAAACTTGGATGTGTATGGAGAGTGCAAGATGCAAGTAACAGAAGAAAATCTCTACCTCTGGGATCCTCACAATCCTCGCACTAAGCTCCTGTcctggcccctctgtgccctgagAAGATATGGGAGTGACTCCTCTCGGTTCACTTTTGAAGCAGAACG GGTGTGTGGGATCAGTGAGGGACTCTACACCTTCCAGACCCTTCAAGGACAGCAAATTTATGAGCGAGTGCACACAGCCGTCCTGGCGCTGGCTGAACAGCACAAGAGTCTCCTTCTCGAAATGGAAAAAAATTCCCGG ttattgaACAAGGAAGTAGAGAATGTGCCTCACCCTGGTCCCAGCACCTCCATGCTGCCCCGCAGTGCATACTGGCATCATATCACTAGCGGCCAAAGCAGCGCAGAGTCTTCCAGCAGCA AACCTCACAGTGGAAGAGATTCAGATCCGATCACAAGGAGGACATTTCCTCAAAAACTGCCCACATCAGCCTCACAGTGA
- the DOK4 gene encoding docking protein 4 isoform X1 translates to MASNSTDIVRQGYVRMKSRKLGIYRRCWLVLRKSSSKGPWRLEKYPDERSVLLRMSPKVMEISNVKCIMRLPKETKRQAVAIIFCDDLARTFTCDSELEAEEWFKVLSMDCPGTQVTDCSLGEPDLLTPGVQSEQTERFNVFLLPTSNLDVYGECKMQVTEENLYLWDPHNPRTKLLSWPLCALRRYGSDSSRFTFEAERVCGISEGLYTFQTLQGQQIYERVHTAVLALAEQHKSLLLEMEKNSRLLNKEVENVPHPGPSTSMLPRSAYWHHITSGQSSAESSSSKPHSGRDSDPITRRTFPQKLPTSASQ, encoded by the exons ATGGCCTCCAACTCCACGGACATCGTCAGACAGGGCTACGTGCGGATGAAGAGCAGGAAACTCGGG ATTTACCGCCGCTGCTGGCTGGTGCTCAGAAAATCCTCCAGTAAGGGACCCTGGAGACTGGAAAAGTATCCGGACGAGAGGTCAGTCCTCCTGCGCATGTCCCCTAAG GTGATGGAGATCAGCAATGTTAAATGCATTATGCGGCTTCCTAAGGAAACTAAGAGACAagctgtggccattattttctgcGATGACCTAGCCCGCACCTTCACCTGTGATTCAG AGCTGGAAGCTGAAGAGTGGTTCAAAGTACTATCCATGGACTGTCCGGGCACACAAGTTACTGACTGCAGTCTTGGAGAACCAGACCTGCTGACTCCAGGAGTGCAGAGCGAACAGACAG AACGCTTCAATGTCTTCTTGTTGCCAACTTCAAACTTGGATGTGTATGGAGAGTGCAAGATGCAAGTAACAGAAGAAAATCTCTACCTCTGGGATCCTCACAATCCTCGCACTAAGCTCCTGTcctggcccctctgtgccctgagAAGATATGGGAGTGACTCCTCTCGGTTCACTTTTGAAGCAGAACG GGTGTGTGGGATCAGTGAGGGACTCTACACCTTCCAGACCCTTCAAGGACAGCAAATTTATGAGCGAGTGCACACAGCCGTCCTGGCGCTGGCTGAACAGCACAAGAGTCTCCTTCTCGAAATGGAAAAAAATTCCCGG ttattgaACAAGGAAGTAGAGAATGTGCCTCACCCTGGTCCCAGCACCTCCATGCTGCCCCGCAGTGCATACTGGCATCATATCACTAGCGGCCAAAGCAGCGCAGAGTCTTCCAGCAGCA AACCTCACAGTGGAAGAGATTCAGATCCGATCACAAGGAGGACATTTCCTCAAAAACTGCCCACATCAGCCTCACAGTGA